Proteins encoded in a region of the uncultured Paludibaculum sp. genome:
- a CDS encoding PP2C family protein-serine/threonine phosphatase: MKPSSIAIPVLGVAGVAVLATLFGAHDSSTRIWQAQLTRAQAVGAAQKLAAAYGTNISGWQTYVTARVNRQQASVRTFFGQKAITQPFNPLEIRVLATSTRDSEAVMVTLAPDGRPMGYLNRHPRAQTGQVSDANVEGLADRELRRYAGADAAHFECTANGLKSQEGWRSAFEWSDAESPGMVARLEVVTSGTRVVRVNYRLDVAARLMAASREANSTMQGIKVAVVIVLVAALTLLATYLVFAQLTRRKDHTDFGRRCVLISAIPMVLAVASGVARSDGAFRSFDGGGLGDATLVTRLAIDAFLALTIFVLVAAGYSILPTTERPRWVGLRLLSLGRLGDRFLGREVAMGLCAGAGLACLPYLIAALPGWGRIPVEIFDPDFLYSPAPSFEAFKGLILSWETYAFFVLTLPWALYKIVRPGLRWGLLGVCGVLFAAAYREPFPVMPWPNIVYGATLLVGFGLLYRATGMLAVWVAPVGMWAATYAATFLALGQAAGWRVIAVQAVVLVAAVCVWAFGQSTDEEAVQALMEPGELGLSRSDRDRLQAEFTVARRAQQGMLPAAAPEIPGFTIQGSCEPAREVGGDLFDYLPFPNGQWGFCVADVSGKGVPAALYMTMTKGMLASAQTRHPDLPVIASRLNRFVSETGKRRTFITMSLGLLDAERRVFQHVRAGHNPPVLYRASSKKCEFLQPNGLGLGITSGSVFERNLEVQDVELQPGDVIVLYSDGLTECMNSVQEQFGEERLVDVVQRTAHLNARGVEAAIMEAARDFRGEADPHDDLTVVVLRAENGPAARRNET; encoded by the coding sequence TTGAAGCCATCCTCTATCGCGATTCCGGTGCTGGGGGTGGCAGGCGTAGCCGTGCTGGCCACGCTGTTCGGGGCGCACGACAGTTCGACACGCATCTGGCAGGCGCAATTGACACGTGCACAGGCGGTTGGCGCAGCACAGAAGCTGGCGGCCGCCTACGGTACGAACATCTCAGGCTGGCAGACCTACGTGACAGCTCGGGTGAACCGGCAGCAGGCGTCGGTGCGGACGTTCTTCGGGCAAAAGGCGATCACTCAACCTTTCAATCCGCTGGAGATTCGAGTGCTGGCCACCTCGACCCGGGACTCAGAGGCAGTGATGGTGACGCTGGCTCCGGATGGGCGGCCGATGGGCTATCTCAACCGGCATCCACGCGCACAGACGGGACAGGTGAGTGACGCGAATGTCGAGGGGCTGGCCGACCGGGAGTTGCGGCGGTATGCGGGCGCTGACGCTGCCCATTTCGAGTGCACGGCGAACGGGCTGAAGAGCCAGGAGGGCTGGAGGTCGGCGTTTGAATGGTCGGATGCGGAGTCGCCCGGAATGGTGGCACGGCTGGAGGTGGTGACGAGCGGCACGCGGGTGGTTCGAGTGAACTACCGGCTGGACGTCGCGGCGCGGCTGATGGCGGCTTCGCGAGAGGCCAACTCCACCATGCAGGGGATCAAGGTCGCGGTGGTGATTGTCCTGGTTGCGGCGCTGACACTGCTGGCCACTTACCTGGTTTTCGCGCAGCTGACGCGGCGCAAAGATCACACGGATTTCGGGCGCCGGTGTGTGCTGATTTCGGCCATTCCCATGGTGCTGGCGGTGGCGAGCGGCGTGGCCCGATCCGATGGGGCCTTCCGATCGTTCGACGGCGGCGGACTGGGGGATGCGACGTTGGTGACCAGACTGGCGATTGACGCGTTTCTGGCCCTGACGATTTTTGTGCTGGTGGCCGCCGGGTACTCGATTCTGCCAACGACGGAGCGGCCACGCTGGGTGGGCCTGCGGCTTCTGAGTCTGGGCCGCTTGGGCGACCGCTTCCTGGGCCGGGAAGTGGCGATGGGGCTATGCGCAGGCGCCGGGCTGGCGTGTCTGCCTTATCTGATTGCCGCACTGCCGGGGTGGGGGCGGATCCCCGTCGAAATCTTCGATCCCGATTTTCTGTACTCCCCGGCTCCGTCGTTTGAGGCGTTCAAGGGGTTGATCCTGTCGTGGGAGACGTATGCGTTCTTTGTGCTGACCCTGCCTTGGGCGTTGTACAAGATCGTCCGCCCTGGCTTGCGTTGGGGGCTGCTGGGCGTCTGCGGCGTGCTGTTCGCGGCGGCATACCGGGAGCCGTTTCCGGTGATGCCGTGGCCGAACATCGTCTATGGCGCGACCCTGCTGGTTGGGTTCGGGCTGCTGTACCGAGCCACGGGGATGCTGGCGGTGTGGGTGGCTCCAGTCGGAATGTGGGCGGCGACGTATGCAGCGACGTTCCTGGCGCTGGGGCAAGCCGCGGGCTGGCGGGTGATTGCGGTGCAGGCGGTGGTGCTGGTGGCGGCGGTGTGCGTCTGGGCGTTCGGGCAGTCGACGGACGAAGAGGCGGTGCAGGCGCTGATGGAACCGGGCGAACTGGGGCTTTCGCGATCGGACCGCGACCGGCTGCAGGCCGAGTTCACTGTCGCGCGGCGAGCGCAGCAGGGCATGCTGCCGGCGGCGGCGCCGGAGATTCCGGGATTCACGATCCAGGGCTCGTGTGAACCGGCGCGCGAGGTGGGCGGAGACCTCTTCGACTACCTGCCGTTTCCGAACGGGCAATGGGGTTTCTGTGTGGCCGACGTATCCGGCAAGGGCGTACCAGCGGCGCTGTACATGACTATGACCAAAGGGATGCTGGCGTCGGCACAGACGCGGCATCCGGACTTGCCGGTGATCGCTTCGCGGCTGAACCGGTTTGTGTCCGAGACCGGCAAGAGACGGACGTTCATCACGATGTCACTGGGATTGCTGGATGCGGAGCGGCGCGTGTTCCAGCATGTGCGCGCCGGGCACAATCCGCCGGTGCTCTACCGGGCGTCGTCGAAGAAGTGCGAGTTTCTGCAGCCAAACGGCCTGGGGCTGGGTATCACCAGCGGCAGCGTCTTTGAGCGGAATCTCGAGGTGCAGGACGTGGAGTTGCAGCCGGGTGATGTGATCGTGCTGTATTCCGACGGGCTGACCGAATGCATGAATTCCGTGCAAGAGCAGTTTGGCGAGGAGCGGCTGGTGGATGTAGTGCAGCGGACGGCGCATCTGAATGCGCGGGGTGTGGAAGCGGCGATCATGGAAGCCGCGCGCGACTTCCGGGGCGAGGCTGATCCGCATGACGATTTGACGGTGGTGGTGCTGCGCGCCGAGAATGGACCAGCCGCCCGCCGGAACGAGACGTAA
- a CDS encoding SpoIIE family protein phosphatase encodes MLFADALLKPFVEPGSSAARRGWTLFLLLAAPLALAAGFWIQQNAKRGDALSITVDRTKALEVTRAIARDSGIDVRGWKEYVNFSKRPYAEVYFRNLNLPARSRTRMFAPVVSISTLLMRPDEKGWVQADMGPNGFVTGFRIAGAVLPTDQGEVTSAEARVVAQEALKDWLGDMALARFGEPEESTAEGAGAGSARRFTWRIQPKRTPEVELMFTFDVVGKRISRRDVRPNFADSFIDREITPGAATEQLGGTLRIVLLVCLALYAGYRYTRRTMEKEAPHLRMLLLASALLAFGVVILIVDPFFSVPELRPDQLRGPTYFVQLLAIALSFGLQGLLLGIAYGAGEGEVRESWPGKLTSLDTLLCGKVFSANVGASFVFGSAAAMWLFLLLEGGFALFGNRAPRTPYETIVFTFGRIPLLILLVNLPLVALFNSVANLLVPLTFLRRHVHSRRLQYLLLAVIAMLLGNLGDSVAMTSPAYWFGAAVLALAALAPFFAMDYLASVSALTAYMFLTAIVEMASILPYWSGILTLTGIVAAGTLLPFAIAAWKGRRYEEEEVQPKHARNLAERLSLRAELNAAREAQLRLLPDHPPQIPGLTIAASCTPAHEVGGDFYDFFPTAGGRLAVVVAEGGNDGLASALTIALAKGFLMYESSVGSTVEETLARLEDALGCYLTRPSGQTSLALFVLNPADATVRMARVGPYPRMLVLSQDGAVAELAPKPHRAGQAVESAHLEVMPGDSLFIYTDGLSRLLETRHAGSPQDLLRRAASFHHIDSAARLHDAVLSAVMQGGESTNAELTDDLTAVVLRYDSTAEGEMEEVA; translated from the coding sequence ATGCTGTTTGCCGACGCTCTGCTGAAGCCGTTTGTGGAGCCCGGGAGCTCCGCGGCCCGGCGCGGCTGGACTTTGTTTCTTTTGCTGGCGGCGCCGCTGGCACTGGCAGCCGGGTTCTGGATTCAGCAGAACGCGAAACGCGGCGACGCTCTCAGCATTACGGTGGACCGGACGAAGGCGCTGGAGGTCACTCGCGCCATTGCGCGCGACAGCGGCATCGACGTGCGGGGCTGGAAGGAGTATGTCAATTTCAGCAAGCGTCCTTACGCGGAGGTCTATTTCCGGAATCTGAATCTGCCTGCGCGGTCACGAACGAGGATGTTCGCGCCGGTCGTGTCGATCTCCACTCTGCTGATGCGGCCCGATGAAAAGGGTTGGGTGCAGGCAGACATGGGTCCGAATGGGTTTGTGACGGGCTTCCGAATCGCCGGGGCGGTGCTGCCAACCGACCAGGGCGAGGTGACGTCGGCTGAGGCACGGGTGGTGGCCCAGGAGGCGCTGAAGGATTGGCTGGGCGACATGGCGCTGGCGCGGTTCGGCGAACCGGAGGAGTCGACGGCGGAGGGCGCGGGGGCGGGCAGCGCGCGGAGATTTACCTGGCGCATCCAACCAAAGCGCACGCCGGAAGTCGAGTTGATGTTCACGTTCGACGTGGTGGGCAAGCGCATCAGCCGGAGAGACGTGCGGCCCAACTTCGCCGATTCGTTCATAGACAGGGAGATCACTCCAGGGGCGGCCACGGAGCAACTGGGCGGCACGCTGCGGATTGTGCTTCTGGTATGTCTGGCGCTCTACGCCGGCTACCGTTATACGCGCCGCACGATGGAGAAAGAGGCGCCCCACCTGCGAATGCTGCTGCTGGCGAGTGCGCTGCTGGCGTTCGGCGTGGTGATTCTGATTGTGGACCCGTTCTTCAGCGTGCCGGAGTTGCGGCCGGATCAACTGCGGGGTCCCACCTATTTCGTACAACTGCTGGCGATTGCGTTGAGTTTCGGCTTGCAGGGGCTGCTGCTGGGCATCGCCTATGGGGCCGGCGAGGGCGAGGTGCGGGAGTCATGGCCGGGCAAGCTGACGTCGCTGGATACACTGCTGTGCGGCAAGGTCTTCTCGGCGAACGTTGGGGCCTCGTTCGTATTCGGTTCAGCAGCAGCGATGTGGCTGTTTCTGTTGCTGGAGGGCGGATTTGCACTGTTCGGCAACCGGGCTCCGAGGACGCCGTACGAAACGATCGTGTTTACATTCGGCCGCATCCCGCTGCTGATCCTGCTGGTGAATCTGCCGCTGGTGGCGTTGTTCAATTCGGTGGCCAACCTGCTGGTGCCGCTGACGTTTCTGAGGCGGCACGTGCATTCCCGTCGATTGCAGTATCTGCTGCTGGCGGTGATCGCGATGCTGCTGGGCAACCTGGGTGATTCGGTGGCGATGACCTCGCCGGCTTACTGGTTTGGCGCGGCGGTGCTGGCCCTCGCGGCGCTGGCTCCCTTTTTCGCAATGGACTACCTGGCGTCGGTGTCGGCGCTGACGGCCTACATGTTCCTGACCGCCATCGTCGAAATGGCGAGCATCCTTCCCTACTGGAGCGGCATTCTGACCTTGACGGGCATCGTGGCGGCGGGCACGCTGCTGCCGTTCGCGATCGCGGCCTGGAAAGGGCGGCGGTATGAAGAGGAAGAGGTCCAGCCTAAGCACGCACGGAATCTGGCGGAGCGACTGTCGCTGCGGGCCGAGTTGAATGCGGCACGCGAGGCACAATTGCGGCTGCTGCCTGATCATCCTCCGCAGATACCGGGCTTGACCATTGCCGCGTCGTGCACGCCGGCGCACGAGGTGGGCGGGGACTTCTACGATTTCTTTCCGACCGCCGGCGGGCGACTGGCCGTGGTGGTGGCGGAGGGCGGGAACGACGGGCTGGCGTCGGCGTTGACGATTGCCCTAGCCAAAGGGTTCCTGATGTATGAGTCGTCGGTGGGGAGCACGGTGGAAGAGACGCTGGCGCGGCTGGAGGATGCTTTGGGCTGCTACCTGACGCGCCCCTCCGGGCAGACCAGCCTGGCGTTGTTCGTTTTGAACCCGGCGGACGCGACGGTGCGGATGGCGCGCGTGGGGCCCTATCCACGAATGCTGGTGCTGTCGCAGGATGGAGCCGTGGCGGAGTTGGCTCCGAAGCCGCACCGGGCTGGGCAGGCCGTGGAGTCGGCCCATCTGGAAGTGATGCCCGGCGATTCGCTGTTCATCTACACGGATGGGTTGTCGCGGTTGCTGGAGACGCGGCACGCGGGGTCGCCCCAGGATCTGTTGCGGCGAGCGGCGTCGTTCCACCATATCGATTCGGCGGCGCGGCTGCATGACGCGGTGCTGAGCGCGGTGATGCAGGGCGGCGAGTCCACTAACGCGGAATTGACCGACGATCTGACGGCGGTGGTGTTGCGCTACGACTCGACGGCCGAGGGCGAGATGGAGGAAGTGGCTTGA